A single genomic interval of Ficedula albicollis isolate OC2 linkage group LGE22, FicAlb1.5, whole genome shotgun sequence harbors:
- the LOC101809772 gene encoding LOW QUALITY PROTEIN: aquaporin-5 (The sequence of the model RefSeq protein was modified relative to this genomic sequence to represent the inferred CDS: substituted 1 base at 1 genomic stop codon): MKKEILTLAFARAVFVEFLSTLIFVFIGLGSALKWPSALPSILQIALAFGLAIGTLVQAFGHISGAHINPAVTIAFFVGNQISLLRTLLYVLAQLVGAIAGAGILYGVTPANTRGNLAINAINTNVTPGQALVVEIILTFQLAACIFASTDNRRSGVGSPALSIGLSVTVGHLVGIYFTGCSMNPARSFGPAVVTRRFSPAHWVGWVGPGSLXRAFSLLYFYILVPYCMNMSDRVAIIKGTYESEEEWEEQREERKKSMELTPP, from the exons ATGAAGAAGGAAATACTAACCCTGGCCTTTGCTCGAGCCGTCTTCGTGGAGTTCCTCTCCACGCTCATCTTCGTCTTCATCGGGCTGGGCTCGGCGCTGAAGTGGCCGTCGGCGCTGCCCAGCATCCTGCAGATCGCGCTGGCCTTCGGGCTGGCCATCGGCACCCTGGTGCAAGCCTTCGGCCACATCAGCGGCGCGCACATCAACCCGGCCGTGACCATCGCCTTCTTCGTGGGCAACCAGATCTCGCTGCTGCGCACGCTGCTCTACGTGCTGGCCCAGCTGGTCGGGGCCATCGCGGGCGCGGGGATCCTGTACGGCGTCACCCCGGCCAACACCCGCGGCAACCTGGCCATCAACGCC ATCAACACCAACGTGACCCCAGGCCAGGCCCTGGTGGTGGAGATCATCCTCACCTTCCAGCTGGCCGCCTGCATCTTCGCATCCACCGACAACCGGCGCAGCGGCGTCGGCTCCCCCGCGCTCTCCATCGGCCTCTCGGTCACCGTGGGCCACCTGGTGGGG ATTTACTTCACCGGCTGCTCCATGAACCCTGCGCGCTCCTTCGGGCCCGCGGTCGTCACCAGGAGGTTCAGCCCCGCGCACTgggtgg GGTGGGTTGG CCCAGGGAGTCTCTGACGGGCGTTTTCCTTGCTCTACTTCTACATCCTGGTGCCCTACTGCATGAACATGTCCGACAGGGTGGCCATCATCAAGGGCACCTACGAGTCCGAGGAGGAGTGGGAGGAGCAGcgggaggagaggaagaagtCCATGGAGCTGACCCCGCCGTAG